One genomic window of Mycteria americana isolate JAX WOST 10 ecotype Jacksonville Zoo and Gardens chromosome Z, USCA_MyAme_1.0, whole genome shotgun sequence includes the following:
- the LOC142421588 gene encoding interferon-like has product MPAPASPQPRLRHGAPALLLLLTALATTLACHHLRPRDATFPWDSLQLLQAMAPSPPQPCHHQHAPFPFPDTLLHTNHPQQAAATALRILQHLFATLSSPSTPPHWDAQARHHLLNSLQHHVQQLQRCLPANGTLLQGHGPRNLLLSINKYFRHIQDFLHTHNHSACAWDHVRLEARVCFQHLHNLTRAMRN; this is encoded by the coding sequence atgcctgcgcccgcatccccacagccccgcctgcggcacggcgccccggcgctcctgctcctcctgacggctctcgccaccaccctcgcctgccaccacctgcgtccccgcgacgccaccttcccctgggacagcctccagctcctccaggccatggctcccagcccgccacagccctgccaccaccagcacgcgcccttccccttccccgacaccctcctccacaccaaccacccgcagcaagccgctgccaccgccctacgcatcctccagcacctcttcgccaccctcagcagccccagcacgcccccacactgggacgcccaggcacgccaccacctcctcaacagcctccagcaccacgtccagcagctccagcgatgcctgccagccaacggcacgctcttgcaaggccacgggccccgcaacctgctgctcagcatcaacaaatacttcaggcacatccaggacttcctccacacccacaaccacagcgcctgcgcctgggaccacgtccgcctcgaagctcgcgtctgcttccaacacctccacaacctcacccgcgccatgcgcaactag
- the LOC142421587 gene encoding interferon-like produces the protein MPAPASPQPRLRHGAPALLLLLTALATTLACHHLRPRDATFPWDSLQLLQAMAPSPPQPCHHQHAPFPFPDTLLHTNHPQQAAATALRILQHLFATLSSPSTPPHWDAQARHHLLNSLQHHVQQLQRCLPANGTLSQGHGPRNLLLSINKYFRHIQDFLHTHNHSACAWDHVRLEARVCFQHLHNLTRAMRN, from the coding sequence atgcctgcgcccgcatccccacagccccgcctgcggcacggcgccccggcgctcctgctcctcctgacggctctcgccaccaccctcgcctgccaccacctgcgtccccgcgacgccaccttcccctgggacagcctccagctcctccaggccatggctcccagcccgccacagccctgccaccaccagcacgcgcccttccccttccccgacaccctcctccacaccaaccacccgcagcaagccgctgccaccgccctacgcatcctccagcacctcttcgccaccctcagcagccccagcacgcccccacactgggacgcccaggcacgccaccacctcctcaacagcctccagcaccacgtccagcagctccagcgatgcctgccagccaacggcacgctctcgcaaggccacgggccccgcaacctgctgctcagcatcaacaaatacttcaggcacatccaggacttcctccacacccacaaccacagcgcctgcgcctgggaccacgtccgcctcgaagctcgcgtctgcttccaacacctccacaacctcacccgcgccatgcgcaactag